A portion of the Limosilactobacillus reuteri genome contains these proteins:
- a CDS encoding DNA-methyltransferase translates to MRSKRNKTIDFTLEEASPELLNQIIQPTDNLQTISDKIINGDSFKVMTKLSPHQVDLALIDPPYNLNKQYDGLSFKKMSTSQYQTYTQKWIDLLKPLLKENASIYVFSDWATSMALAPILEKNFTIQNRITWQREKGRGSLKNWKNGMEDIWFLTANPSDYTFNVDQVKQRRQVVAPYRQDGVAKDWQATKNGNFRDTMPSNFWDDISIPYWSMPENTGHPTQKPEKLLAKIILASSNPNDFIFDPFAGSGSSLVTAAKLNRRYLGIEQSLLYCAWGQYRLNQIKDDPSIQGYTDGVFWERNTLAVQRKIKRQQRASDE, encoded by the coding sequence ATGCGCTCAAAAAGAAATAAAACAATCGATTTCACGCTTGAGGAAGCTTCACCTGAGCTCCTCAATCAAATTATTCAGCCTACTGATAATCTCCAGACAATATCCGATAAGATTATCAATGGGGATTCCTTCAAGGTAATGACTAAATTATCACCACACCAGGTTGATCTCGCCCTTATTGACCCTCCTTACAACCTTAATAAACAGTACGATGGTTTAAGCTTTAAAAAAATGTCCACAAGCCAATATCAAACTTACACGCAAAAGTGGATTGACCTCTTAAAGCCATTATTAAAAGAAAATGCTAGTATCTATGTTTTTTCTGATTGGGCAACCAGCATGGCCTTAGCACCGATCCTCGAAAAAAATTTCACAATTCAAAATCGGATTACTTGGCAACGAGAAAAGGGCCGGGGTTCACTGAAAAATTGGAAAAATGGGATGGAAGATATTTGGTTCTTAACCGCGAACCCGAGTGATTACACCTTTAACGTCGACCAAGTTAAGCAACGACGACAGGTGGTAGCTCCTTATCGTCAAGATGGGGTAGCTAAAGACTGGCAAGCTACTAAAAATGGTAACTTTCGGGATACGATGCCTTCTAATTTTTGGGATGACATTTCAATTCCGTATTGGTCAATGCCAGAAAATACTGGTCACCCTACGCAAAAGCCCGAGAAATTGCTAGCAAAAATTATCCTTGCCAGTTCTAATCCTAATGACTTCATTTTTGATCCTTTTGCTGGTTCCGGTTCGAGTTTAGTGACTGCCGCTAAGCTTAACCGCCGTTATCTTGGAATCGAGCAAAGTCTTCTATATTGTGCATGGGGACAGTACCGACTTAATCAAATAAAAGATGATCCTAGCATCCAAGGCTACACTGACGGGGTCTTTTGGGAACGCAATACCTTGGCAGTACAACGAAAAATTAAACGCCAACAAAGGGCAAGTGATGAATAA
- the trpS gene encoding tryptophan--tRNA ligase codes for MAEEKHVILTGDRPTGKLHIGHYVGSLKNRVELQNTGKYDTFIMIADQQALTDNARDPEKIRRSLHEVALDYLAVGIDPKKSTILVQSQIPALSELTMHYLNLVTVARLRRNPTVKTEIKQKKFGESVPAGFFTYPVSQAADITAFKADTVPVGDDQEPMLEQTREIVRTFNRIYQQDILVEPEGVFPPKGQGRIPGLDGNAKMSKSLGNAIYLSDDADTVQKKVMSMYTDPTHIKVSDPGHVEGNTVFTYLDIFDPDKEQVAKLKEQYQAGGLGDVKIKRYLNEVLEAELEPIRKRREEYAANIDYVDQVLKEGSARANEVANQTLKEVRDAIGINYFG; via the coding sequence ATGGCAGAAGAAAAACACGTTATTTTAACTGGTGATCGACCAACTGGCAAGTTGCATATTGGACACTATGTAGGTTCGTTGAAGAATCGGGTTGAATTACAAAATACAGGTAAATATGACACTTTTATCATGATTGCTGACCAACAAGCATTGACTGATAATGCCCGGGACCCGGAAAAAATCCGCCGTAGTCTCCATGAAGTTGCTCTTGATTATTTGGCAGTTGGAATTGATCCAAAGAAATCGACAATTTTGGTTCAATCACAAATTCCAGCATTGAGTGAATTAACGATGCACTATCTTAACTTAGTAACTGTTGCGCGTTTACGCCGAAACCCAACTGTTAAAACTGAGATTAAGCAAAAGAAGTTTGGTGAAAGTGTGCCAGCTGGATTCTTTACTTATCCAGTAAGCCAAGCAGCAGATATTACAGCATTTAAGGCTGATACAGTGCCGGTTGGTGACGACCAAGAACCGATGCTTGAACAAACTCGTGAAATTGTGCGGACGTTCAACCGGATTTACCAACAAGATATTTTAGTTGAACCTGAAGGAGTGTTTCCACCAAAGGGTCAGGGTCGGATTCCAGGACTAGATGGTAACGCAAAGATGAGTAAGTCCCTTGGCAATGCAATTTATCTTTCTGATGATGCTGATACAGTGCAAAAGAAAGTAATGTCGATGTATACTGATCCAACACATATCAAAGTTAGTGATCCTGGTCATGTTGAAGGCAATACTGTCTTTACTTACCTTGACATCTTTGATCCAGACAAGGAGCAAGTTGCTAAATTGAAGGAGCAATACCAAGCTGGTGGTCTTGGGGATGTTAAGATCAAACGCTACTTAAATGAAGTTCTTGAAGCTGAACTTGAACCAATTCGCAAGCGGCGCGAAGAGTATGCAGCTAATATTGATTATGTTGATCAAGTTCTTAAAGAAGGCTCAGCACGGGCAAATGAGGTTGCAAACCAGACGCTTAAAGAAGTTCGTGATGCAATCGGGATTAACTACTTTGGCTAA
- a CDS encoding Ppx/GppA family phosphatase, with protein MVENLAIVDLGSNSARMAITEIAPDGRFREIRRVKENTRLSEGMGREKMLQESAIERTIAALKRFKKIYQEIPNIKVRAITTAAVRQARNRQEFLKRVQQEVGIHLQVLSGKKEAYYDYLGVVRTLRLNHCLILDVGGASCELILVQQRKARNLISIPVGAVNLSEQYHLNGYVRSADLFRAQVAMNERLTKIPWLRYATRVPIVLLGGANRTLARMTQSYHHHHRRNGSIHGYQLSSRVVFATYRELLNRNLAQRKRMTGLEPERADIIIGGMLPLVTLLQRNSDGRVIFSESGVREGIITEYVNQRKRHHD; from the coding sequence ATGGTGGAAAACCTCGCGATTGTAGACCTCGGCTCAAACTCGGCCCGAATGGCAATAACAGAAATTGCTCCAGACGGACGATTTCGTGAAATTCGACGTGTAAAAGAAAATACACGTTTATCTGAGGGAATGGGACGAGAAAAAATGTTACAAGAGAGTGCAATTGAACGCACAATTGCGGCTCTAAAACGATTTAAAAAAATCTACCAAGAGATTCCCAATATTAAGGTTCGTGCGATCACGACTGCTGCAGTTCGGCAGGCACGAAATCGCCAAGAGTTTTTGAAGCGTGTCCAGCAAGAAGTTGGTATTCATCTACAAGTTTTATCTGGTAAAAAAGAAGCCTATTATGATTACTTAGGTGTCGTTCGAACATTGCGGCTTAACCACTGTTTAATTTTAGACGTTGGTGGAGCAAGCTGTGAATTGATATTGGTACAGCAGCGAAAAGCACGTAACTTGATTTCTATTCCGGTGGGCGCTGTTAATTTATCAGAGCAATATCATTTAAATGGCTATGTTCGTTCGGCTGACCTTTTTCGTGCACAGGTAGCGATGAACGAACGATTGACCAAAATTCCGTGGTTACGTTATGCGACACGTGTTCCGATTGTTTTATTAGGTGGTGCTAACCGGACTTTGGCGCGCATGACCCAGTCTTACCATCACCATCACCGTCGAAATGGTTCAATTCATGGGTATCAGCTTTCCTCGCGAGTAGTATTTGCTACTTATCGTGAATTGCTAAATCGTAACTTGGCCCAGCGTAAACGTATGACTGGTCTAGAACCAGAACGAGCAGACATTATCATCGGCGGAATGCTGCCTCTTGTAACTCTTTTGCAACGCAACAGTGATGGTCGGGTTATTTTTTCAGAGAGTGGCGTCCGCGAAGGAATCATCACTGAATATGTAAATCAAAGGAAGCGACACCATGACTGA
- a CDS encoding hydroxymethylglutaryl-CoA reductase, degradative encodes MTDWQHGFYKLSADDRRQQLTKARQLSPIEEQVLANTSSDLGDELVENYITDYSLPEGVALNITVNNRQYVVPMVVEEPSVIAAASNGAHRVSRSGGFNAPQQDRQLVGQVILDDVSDKAAVKAWLLEHQDEILTIANQAHPSMQARGGGAKSMKVRTPGDFISIDLGIDVCQAMGANSVNTMAEAVGKWLTDQGFHVITAILSNLATQSLQTATCKVAFRYLATTEMDGKEVAQRIARLSDLAQVDPYRAATHNKGIMNGIDAVMIASGNDWRAIESGAHAYAARDGQYRGLSTWEIQDGYLVGKIVLPLPVGVIGGSIGLNKMTKINYHISQIKSAKELAAVTASVGLAQNLAALRALTTTGIQAGHMKLQYRSLAASVGATPAEVPLVVAQLKQRSHVDQALAKEILSTIRKDQVND; translated from the coding sequence ATGACTGATTGGCAACACGGTTTTTATAAGTTATCTGCCGATGATCGGCGTCAACAATTGACAAAAGCTCGTCAACTATCCCCCATTGAAGAGCAAGTATTAGCAAATACAAGTTCAGACTTAGGGGATGAGTTAGTCGAAAATTATATTACTGATTATTCTTTACCTGAAGGAGTAGCCTTAAATATAACTGTAAACAATCGTCAGTATGTTGTGCCGATGGTGGTTGAAGAACCATCAGTCATAGCCGCTGCTAGCAATGGTGCGCACCGGGTAAGCAGGTCGGGAGGATTTAATGCCCCTCAGCAAGACCGTCAATTAGTGGGTCAAGTTATTTTAGACGATGTGTCCGATAAAGCAGCAGTTAAAGCATGGTTATTAGAACACCAAGATGAGATTTTAACAATTGCTAACCAGGCTCACCCCTCAATGCAGGCACGAGGTGGAGGTGCGAAGTCGATGAAAGTTCGCACTCCTGGGGACTTTATTAGTATTGACCTAGGGATCGATGTTTGTCAGGCAATGGGCGCTAATAGTGTCAATACGATGGCAGAAGCGGTTGGAAAATGGTTAACAGACCAGGGCTTCCATGTTATTACCGCAATTTTAAGCAATCTTGCAACGCAGAGTCTGCAAACTGCTACTTGCAAAGTTGCTTTTCGGTACTTAGCAACTACGGAGATGGATGGTAAAGAGGTTGCTCAACGAATTGCCCGCCTTAGTGACCTTGCGCAAGTTGACCCTTATCGGGCAGCTACCCATAATAAAGGAATAATGAACGGGATTGATGCGGTTATGATCGCCAGTGGAAATGATTGGCGGGCGATTGAAAGCGGAGCCCATGCCTACGCTGCTCGTGATGGGCAATATCGCGGCTTAAGTACTTGGGAAATCCAGGACGGCTACTTGGTAGGAAAAATTGTTCTTCCTTTACCAGTTGGTGTAATTGGTGGTTCAATTGGATTAAATAAAATGACTAAGATAAACTATCATATTAGTCAAATTAAGAGTGCTAAAGAGTTGGCAGCCGTAACAGCAAGTGTCGGATTGGCACAAAATTTGGCTGCTTTACGAGCATTGACAACCACTGGGATTCAAGCTGGTCATATGAAACTCCAATACCGGTCATTAGCAGCAAGTGTCGGAGCAACGCCAGCAGAAGTACCATTAGTAGTAGCACAATTAAAGCAGCGATCACATGTTGACCAAGCACTTGCTAAAGAAATATTATCAACGATCAGAAAGGACCAAGTTAATGACTGA
- a CDS encoding IpaB/EvcA family protein, translating to MTEERITLNKENRALLDQVNSLYPEGSVFVQFHGDKSGYVRHDQATQQTIPGALVIIVTDLTAPNYTASHELLHLLMLLKGFPQIFFQLSLGDKELDEQMMIMSTDLYNIAMHRVVVAEQRKHGFITDKIEEEYLKGIEHTLTPEKEEDDERTLRLLTLLDALVFYGDHLSKYEKTLAEKYPLALAAAKKMYAEITKKPIKSPFDMRRSIVKIYSLFDQQMQEWGLPALHNNEYTTLSPVLSARQLRLEMRQVFEIYHSDMKERGTDKRAYVGLRRSDGQNSFTLPAPTQNAPEEFKKIYDQPVREFLEQNSIPYIVRK from the coding sequence ATGACTGAAGAGAGAATTACACTAAATAAAGAAAATCGGGCACTTCTTGATCAGGTTAATAGTCTATATCCTGAAGGTAGTGTCTTTGTTCAGTTTCATGGTGACAAATCAGGATATGTTCGCCATGACCAAGCAACTCAACAAACTATTCCTGGTGCCTTGGTTATTATTGTGACTGACTTGACTGCGCCAAATTACACTGCTTCACACGAATTATTGCACCTTTTGATGTTACTAAAAGGTTTCCCACAAATCTTTTTCCAACTGTCTCTTGGGGATAAGGAACTCGATGAACAGATGATGATTATGTCAACTGATTTGTATAATATCGCTATGCATCGAGTAGTGGTGGCAGAACAACGTAAACATGGTTTTATTACTGATAAAATTGAAGAGGAATATTTAAAGGGGATTGAGCATACATTAACTCCGGAAAAAGAGGAAGATGATGAACGGACGTTACGGTTGTTAACCCTTTTGGATGCCCTGGTCTTTTACGGTGACCACCTCTCAAAGTATGAAAAAACTTTAGCAGAAAAGTACCCGCTTGCACTGGCCGCGGCAAAAAAGATGTATGCTGAGATTACAAAGAAGCCCATTAAGTCACCGTTCGATATGCGCCGGTCAATTGTTAAGATTTATTCTTTGTTTGATCAACAAATGCAGGAATGGGGCTTACCAGCCTTACACAATAACGAATACACAACTCTCTCACCGGTATTAAGTGCCCGGCAATTACGTTTAGAGATGCGTCAAGTTTTTGAAATCTATCACTCTGATATGAAAGAACGGGGGACGGATAAGCGCGCCTATGTTGGTCTTCGGCGGAGTGATGGTCAAAATTCGTTTACTCTTCCGGCACCGACTCAAAATGCGCCAGAAGAATTTAAGAAGATATATGATCAACCAGTGAGGGAATTTCTTGAACAGAATAGCATTCCATACATTGTAAGGAAGTGA
- a CDS encoding NAD-dependent protein deacylase, which yields MDATIQKTFDDAKNIVFLTGAGVSTASGIPDFRSANGLYTQNRNAEYYLSHRYFVRDPEGFYEFCKQNLYFPDAKPNVIHQKQAALTQQDRATVITQNIDNLYEEAGTKHLIDFHGNLFHVYCEKCHETVPVSEYLKSRLHQKDNGPLRPDIVLYDEGIKQEDIINSVKAMEQADLVVIVGTSMKVYPFAGLLDYRNPNAKVIAVNQQLLKFPFDFQMVQDDATKFFDELKV from the coding sequence ATGGATGCGACGATTCAAAAAACATTTGACGACGCAAAAAATATTGTCTTTCTAACGGGAGCAGGTGTTTCAACTGCTTCTGGCATTCCTGATTTTAGGTCAGCAAACGGTCTATATACGCAGAATCGGAATGCGGAATATTACTTAAGTCACCGTTATTTTGTTAGGGATCCAGAAGGCTTTTATGAATTTTGCAAGCAAAATTTGTATTTTCCAGATGCAAAGCCCAACGTAATTCATCAAAAACAGGCAGCCTTGACGCAACAGGACCGTGCGACTGTTATAACGCAAAATATCGATAACTTATATGAAGAAGCTGGCACGAAACACTTGATTGACTTTCATGGGAACCTCTTCCATGTTTATTGTGAAAAGTGTCATGAAACTGTTCCAGTGAGCGAATATTTGAAGAGTCGCCTGCATCAAAAGGATAATGGCCCCTTGCGTCCGGACATTGTGTTATATGATGAAGGAATTAAGCAAGAGGATATTATCAATTCTGTCAAGGCAATGGAACAAGCTGATTTAGTTGTGATTGTGGGTACTTCGATGAAAGTATACCCATTTGCGGGCTTGCTAGATTACCGCAATCCAAATGCAAAGGTGATTGCGGTTAATCAGCAGTTATTGAAATTTCCTTTTGACTTTCAAATGGTTCAAGACGATGCAACAAAATTCTTTGACGAATTAAAAGTATAA
- a CDS encoding DUF72 domain-containing protein, translated as MKITMGMTTWTEHPVLIHDEQRPVRLDEYAQHFPVVEVDTFFYALPQIATIQNWLATVPPTFQFIVKANQKMTLHQRNQERGELEQVFQQYRRTISPLVAAGQLKTILFQFPPYFDATVRDFSYLRLIREWLGNLPIAVEFRNQTWYKKEILPSVLDFCRELNFTLVAADEPHNTPTSVPFVLATTNPDLAMLRLHGRNRKGWESQGKEWRKTRTLYRYSTEELQFFKKQIESLQPQPKELCVIFNNNSAKDAAPNALSLQKMMNIEFKGLAPKSPEQLDLF; from the coding sequence ATGAAAATAACAATGGGGATGACAACTTGGACGGAGCATCCAGTACTCATCCATGATGAACAACGCCCAGTAAGGCTTGATGAGTATGCTCAACATTTTCCGGTGGTTGAGGTTGATACTTTTTTCTACGCTTTACCTCAGATAGCAACAATTCAAAACTGGCTTGCTACGGTTCCTCCAACTTTTCAGTTTATCGTTAAAGCTAACCAGAAAATGACACTGCATCAGCGAAACCAGGAACGTGGCGAATTAGAACAGGTCTTTCAACAATATCGCCGGACAATCTCCCCCTTGGTAGCTGCTGGTCAATTAAAGACGATATTATTTCAGTTTCCTCCATATTTTGATGCAACTGTGCGTGACTTTTCTTACTTACGATTAATTCGGGAATGGTTAGGAAACTTGCCAATTGCAGTCGAATTTCGTAATCAAACTTGGTATAAGAAAGAAATTTTACCGTCAGTCTTAGATTTCTGTCGTGAGCTCAACTTTACATTAGTAGCTGCTGATGAACCCCATAATACGCCGACGTCAGTACCATTTGTGCTTGCAACAACTAATCCCGACTTAGCCATGCTGCGCCTTCATGGCCGCAATCGCAAAGGGTGGGAAAGTCAAGGAAAAGAATGGCGAAAAACACGGACGCTGTATCGATATTCGACGGAAGAACTTCAATTCTTTAAAAAACAAATTGAGTCCTTGCAGCCGCAACCTAAAGAACTCTGTGTTATCTTCAATAATAACTCCGCCAAGGATGCAGCACCGAACGCATTAAGTCTTCAAAAAATGATGAACATTGAATTTAAGGGTCTGGCACCTAAATCACCAGAACAGCTTGATCTGTTTTAG